A single window of Pontibacillus chungwhensis DNA harbors:
- a CDS encoding polysaccharide deacetylase family protein, whose amino-acid sequence MKRRLFQVALIIFLFPFISFKTSSAETLPSAQIIVDGEEIETTYTLQNGRLMVPDLFFKNTGATVNFNEMYQSIAVDRGNIAAFPIGRTYTDYYDQNERKWKRDYLKTTTTKINGTPYIPLRITAEILGMDVSYDPMLKRTFIRTHATTEAPKAYGSIPTTTKQIALTFDDGPDDVITPQILNILDEKDVQATFFVLGKQVKRFPQMTKNITNAGHTIANHSFGHPDLSNLYTSNVREQVLSANSTIEEVTGTRPSLFRPPYGSFTRADAQVFKDLGFLNILWSIDTLDWSGKTADEIVGTITSQASPGSIVLQHSFDSSELEGTLDALPRIIDRLREKGYEFVTVDAIPSS is encoded by the coding sequence ATGAAAAGACGTCTATTTCAAGTTGCCCTCATCATCTTCCTTTTCCCTTTTATATCCTTCAAAACAAGTTCCGCCGAGACGCTGCCATCGGCTCAAATCATTGTAGACGGGGAAGAGATTGAAACAACCTACACGCTGCAAAACGGTCGCCTGATGGTTCCAGACCTCTTCTTCAAAAATACAGGCGCTACCGTTAATTTTAATGAGATGTATCAATCGATCGCGGTGGACCGTGGCAATATTGCGGCGTTCCCCATCGGCAGAACGTACACCGATTATTACGATCAGAACGAGAGAAAGTGGAAACGTGATTATTTAAAGACGACGACAACAAAAATCAACGGCACCCCCTACATCCCTTTACGCATCACAGCTGAGATATTAGGGATGGACGTTTCCTATGACCCAATGCTTAAACGCACTTTCATCCGGACTCACGCAACAACTGAAGCGCCGAAAGCGTATGGGTCAATACCGACGACAACGAAGCAAATTGCTCTTACGTTTGATGACGGTCCCGATGACGTGATTACTCCGCAGATTCTTAACATACTCGATGAAAAAGACGTTCAAGCCACGTTCTTTGTTCTCGGTAAACAAGTAAAACGCTTCCCACAAATGACGAAAAACATCACAAACGCAGGCCATACGATCGCCAATCATTCCTTTGGTCATCCCGACTTATCGAACCTATACACCTCAAACGTCAGAGAACAGGTTCTTTCAGCCAACTCCACAATTGAAGAAGTAACAGGCACTCGCCCATCTCTATTCAGGCCCCCGTACGGTTCTTTTACAAGGGCAGATGCTCAAGTCTTTAAAGATCTCGGGTTCTTAAACATCCTATGGTCGATTGACACACTCGATTGGAGTGGCAAAACAGCCGATGAGATTGTAGGGACCATTACTAGTCAAGCCTCCCCCGGAAGCATTGTACTGCAGCATAGCTTTGACTCCTCAGAGCTTGAAGGCACGTTAGATGCACTCCCCCGGATTATTGACCGGCTCAGGGAAAAGGGATATGAGTTTGTAACCGTGGATGCGATCCCATCTTCCTAG
- a CDS encoding class F sortase, with amino-acid sequence MKWSVYFFIVGAVFLLLFGYQKSEFSTQSSQETAVSHVSGKEESSYLNELANKDPLLQQEFTVLNQNENMNSSSVDKEDKQEDQGIVPTHLSIPAIDVDTKIEKVGVLDNGEMGVPDSTKTVGWFEPGTRPGNTGNAVIAGHVDSYKGPAVFFYLKNLEKGDEVTVTDQNGEKKTYVVKALESYPYDNAPIEEIFGTTDKKRLNLITCTGTFDQETRNHLERLVVYTELKDPASEKEQEPKEQQLPSPEQVEVNGTFVTWHAVRDENVIGYRVYRSKDGETFEKVASVSSFERKNYTDPDASAYTYYVTAVDEDGNESKPSNRAKAE; translated from the coding sequence ATGAAGTGGAGTGTTTACTTCTTTATCGTTGGAGCGGTTTTCCTGCTCCTTTTTGGATATCAGAAATCCGAATTCTCAACTCAATCAAGCCAGGAAACAGCAGTGAGCCATGTTTCTGGTAAGGAAGAATCGTCCTATCTAAACGAACTCGCAAATAAAGATCCATTGTTGCAACAAGAATTTACCGTCCTTAATCAAAACGAAAACATGAACTCTTCTAGTGTGGATAAAGAGGATAAGCAGGAAGATCAAGGCATCGTTCCCACCCACCTGTCGATTCCAGCTATTGATGTCGATACAAAGATTGAAAAGGTCGGGGTTCTTGATAACGGAGAAATGGGTGTCCCTGATAGCACCAAAACGGTCGGGTGGTTTGAACCTGGCACGAGACCCGGGAATACAGGGAACGCCGTCATCGCCGGGCATGTGGATAGCTATAAAGGGCCTGCGGTCTTCTTTTACCTGAAGAATTTAGAGAAGGGCGACGAGGTGACCGTGACTGATCAAAACGGCGAGAAAAAAACGTACGTCGTGAAGGCTCTCGAGAGCTACCCTTATGACAATGCTCCGATCGAAGAAATCTTCGGCACGACAGATAAGAAGCGACTCAACCTGATTACCTGTACCGGAACCTTTGATCAGGAAACGAGAAACCATTTAGAGCGCCTCGTTGTGTATACAGAGTTAAAAGATCCAGCTAGCGAGAAAGAACAAGAGCCTAAAGAGCAGCAACTCCCTTCTCCAGAACAAGTTGAAGTGAACGGAACATTTGTAACGTGGCACGCGGTCCGGGATGAGAACGTGATCGGTTACCGTGTTTATCGCAGTAAAGACGGAGAAACGTTCGAGAAAGTAGCCAGTGTCTCCTCTTTTGAAAGAAAGAACTACACTGACCCTGATGCTTCAGCGTACACGTATTACGTTACAGCCGTTGATGAAGATGGGAACGAATCGAAACCTTCCAATAGAGCAAAAGCAGAGTAA
- a CDS encoding copper amine oxidase produces MKLIKKVFALTMALLLLVPSVSMAHAESGPTAKTPAADLRATLSELLSNHFVYQTISMTKTYDDAEDTEAINQALERNANDLTKAIQSIYGKEGAAQFEKIFDSQYEETPGLAEAVKSGDKEAEEKAKQQLLQQFPQELGTFLSEATGGNLPADTAEKVLRAHEQDVQDVFYAYVNEDYKKAYQSFRTGFDRMFDISKALSGAIVNQKPDQFNHTKVDTKAADLRSTLNSLASEHFALATLEMQKGFDQAKDYDFVTWAEDQQTADFKGAIASIYGQEAADQFEKIWQKDHIAAQSKVVAATLQEQNDERKDAEQRLKDFSQQFGMFLSQATEGNLPEDAAKEAIWMHEEDVLQTFDQYVNGEYEATYESFDEGFAYMFGVGEMLSEAVVTSMPDEYSMMPSEMPDTGLGGSEQNGFLWMWITFASLVVLSGGVLASRSNKKA; encoded by the coding sequence ATGAAACTAATAAAAAAAGTGTTCGCCCTTACCATGGCACTGCTACTACTCGTCCCTTCCGTATCAATGGCGCATGCGGAATCGGGGCCAACGGCGAAGACGCCGGCGGCGGATTTACGAGCAACGCTTAGTGAACTCTTATCGAATCACTTTGTGTATCAAACGATTTCGATGACGAAAACCTATGACGATGCCGAGGATACCGAAGCGATCAATCAGGCACTTGAGCGAAACGCGAACGACCTGACGAAAGCCATTCAATCCATATACGGCAAAGAAGGCGCAGCGCAATTTGAGAAGATATTCGATTCACAATATGAAGAAACGCCTGGTCTTGCAGAGGCCGTGAAGAGCGGAGACAAAGAAGCTGAAGAAAAAGCAAAGCAACAGCTTCTTCAGCAGTTTCCACAAGAACTTGGGACGTTCTTAAGTGAAGCAACAGGCGGGAACCTTCCAGCAGACACAGCTGAAAAAGTGTTGCGCGCTCATGAACAAGACGTGCAAGACGTGTTCTATGCTTACGTAAATGAAGATTATAAGAAGGCATATCAATCCTTCCGCACTGGATTTGATCGCATGTTTGACATTAGTAAAGCTCTTTCTGGTGCGATCGTAAATCAGAAACCGGACCAATTTAATCATACGAAAGTCGATACAAAAGCAGCAGATCTACGCTCTACCTTAAATAGTCTTGCGTCTGAACACTTTGCCCTTGCTACGCTTGAGATGCAAAAAGGGTTCGACCAGGCGAAGGATTATGACTTTGTAACGTGGGCTGAGGATCAGCAAACAGCTGATTTCAAAGGAGCGATCGCATCCATTTACGGACAAGAGGCAGCAGATCAGTTCGAGAAAATTTGGCAAAAGGACCACATTGCGGCCCAATCGAAAGTAGTAGCTGCTACTCTTCAGGAGCAAAACGATGAACGAAAAGATGCGGAACAGCGTCTGAAAGATTTCTCCCAACAATTCGGAATGTTTCTATCACAAGCAACAGAAGGAAATCTACCAGAAGACGCTGCAAAAGAAGCCATTTGGATGCATGAAGAAGATGTACTTCAAACATTTGATCAGTATGTAAACGGTGAGTATGAAGCGACTTATGAATCATTCGACGAAGGATTCGCTTATATGTTCGGAGTAGGCGAAATGCTGAGTGAGGCTGTTGTTACAAGCATGCCTGACGAATACAGCATGATGCCATCAGAAATGCCTGACACAGGGCTTGGTGGCAGCGAGCAAAACGGATTCTTATGGATGTGGATCACTTTTGCAAGCCTCGTTGTTCTTTCAGGTGGCGTGCTCGCTTCCCGTTCGAATAAGAAAGCCTAG
- a CDS encoding winged helix-turn-helix domain-containing protein translates to MRHDIQQNERAFSTKEVAEDVGIATTTVRRYGQILERNGYEFFKDGDRRIFVKSDVEAIRAIKSDKRNLPHPGRSSPGSGPETKGNAAWL, encoded by the coding sequence ATGCGACACGACATACAACAGAACGAACGAGCGTTTTCCACAAAAGAAGTGGCTGAAGATGTAGGAATTGCGACCACGACCGTGCGCCGGTATGGCCAGATCCTCGAGCGAAATGGCTATGAATTTTTTAAAGATGGCGACAGACGGATCTTCGTGAAATCAGACGTGGAAGCGATTCGGGCGATAAAAAGCGATAAAAGAAACCTCCCTCACCCAGGACGAAGCAGCCCAGGAAGTGGTCCAGAAACAAAAGGAAATGCTGCGTGGCTATAA
- a CDS encoding type 1 glutamine amidotransferase domain-containing protein — protein sequence MSNDVLMVVTSHTKITDQHKTGLWLEEFAAPYNMFREQGYNIRVTSIAGGQVELDPNSVPEEETPKWDEARLQLEDTEQLTKEIVDEGYDAIFLPGGHGAMFDFPDNEALQYALQQFAENDKVIGSVCHGPAGLVNATYEDGTPIVKGKKVNGFTDSEERGMELDDNMPFLLETKLREQGAEFESGDDWADYSVRDGKLITGQNPMSSESTAQKVIEALTEF from the coding sequence ATGTCTAACGATGTACTAATGGTCGTGACTAGTCACACAAAAATTACAGATCAACATAAAACAGGTTTATGGCTCGAAGAATTCGCAGCCCCTTACAATATGTTCAGAGAACAAGGCTATAACATTCGCGTAACGTCAATCGCAGGTGGTCAGGTTGAGCTTGATCCTAACAGTGTTCCGGAAGAAGAAACACCAAAATGGGATGAAGCGCGCCTGCAGCTAGAAGATACAGAACAGCTTACGAAAGAAATCGTAGACGAAGGGTATGACGCGATCTTCTTACCAGGTGGACACGGCGCTATGTTTGACTTCCCGGATAACGAAGCTCTTCAATATGCGCTTCAACAATTTGCGGAAAACGATAAAGTAATCGGGTCCGTTTGTCACGGTCCAGCCGGTCTTGTGAACGCAACGTACGAAGACGGCACGCCTATTGTAAAAGGCAAGAAAGTGAATGGCTTTACAGATTCTGAAGAGCGTGGCATGGAACTAGATGACAACATGCCTTTCTTATTAGAAACAAAACTTCGTGAACAAGGCGCTGAATTTGAAAGCGGCGACGACTGGGCAGACTACTCCGTCCGCGACGGTAAGTTGATTACGGGTCAAAACCCAATGTCTAGTGAAAGCACCGCTCAGAAAGTGATTGAAGCGTTGACTGAATTTTAA
- the dacB gene encoding D-alanyl-D-alanine carboxypeptidase/D-alanyl-D-alanine endopeptidase: MFSQKGKQLLVVFLASFLLVAPYQSATQNEIAASPEESSLSAQLTTILNDEKLEGALAGVSVRSADTGEEMYEYNGDLRLKPASNMKLLTAAAALDTLGEEYTFPTEVLGDGEVKGGKLHGDLYLKGKGDPTLMKEDFEELAKSLKQEGIREVKGDVIADDTWYDDVRLSEDISWNDETNYYAAQVSALTAAPNKDYDAGTVIVAAYPGEDEGDQADIQVTPETEYIQVVNQTETVAADQPKDISITREHGTNNVIIEGTIPVDGTRSRSWVAVSEPSGLALDLFHQALKEEGIKVKGEQKLDGKAPASAEQVTSIESMPLEELLIPFMKLSNNGHAEVLVKEMGKVVSDEGSWEKGLDVVENYLTDIGVDADTMRLRDGSGMSHVNMVPANEISELLYKVRSEEWFDEYLRSLPVAGNSERFVGGTLRYRMGDTVADENVQAKTGSLTGVTSLSGYVTAQNGERLIFSILLNNYLGSVQEIEDEIAITLAEYEG; encoded by the coding sequence ATGTTTTCACAAAAAGGTAAACAATTGTTGGTCGTGTTCCTTGCTTCGTTTTTGTTAGTGGCGCCGTATCAGTCTGCAACTCAGAATGAGATTGCCGCTTCACCAGAGGAGTCGTCGCTATCTGCTCAGCTTACAACGATTTTAAATGATGAGAAGTTGGAAGGAGCCCTTGCTGGGGTAAGTGTTCGTTCAGCCGATACAGGTGAGGAGATGTATGAATATAACGGGGATCTTCGCTTAAAGCCGGCCTCGAACATGAAACTCTTAACGGCAGCTGCCGCCCTTGATACGCTAGGAGAAGAGTATACCTTCCCAACTGAAGTACTTGGAGACGGTGAAGTGAAGGGCGGAAAGTTACATGGAGATTTGTATTTGAAAGGTAAAGGCGATCCTACATTGATGAAAGAAGATTTTGAAGAACTGGCTAAATCATTGAAGCAAGAAGGGATTCGTGAAGTGAAGGGGGATGTAATCGCAGATGATACGTGGTATGACGACGTTCGTTTGTCTGAAGATATCTCCTGGAATGATGAAACCAATTACTATGCAGCTCAAGTCTCAGCTCTGACAGCTGCACCTAATAAAGACTATGATGCCGGCACGGTCATTGTTGCCGCTTATCCAGGTGAGGATGAGGGGGATCAGGCTGACATTCAGGTCACGCCTGAAACGGAATATATTCAAGTTGTGAACCAGACCGAAACCGTAGCGGCCGATCAACCGAAGGACATCTCGATCACAAGAGAACATGGAACGAATAACGTCATCATTGAAGGGACGATCCCGGTTGATGGAACTAGGTCTCGCTCATGGGTGGCGGTGTCAGAACCAAGTGGATTAGCGCTCGATTTATTTCATCAAGCTCTAAAGGAAGAAGGCATTAAAGTAAAAGGGGAGCAAAAGCTTGATGGAAAAGCCCCTGCTTCAGCTGAACAGGTCACATCGATTGAGTCGATGCCTCTTGAAGAACTACTCATTCCATTTATGAAACTGAGTAACAATGGACATGCAGAGGTACTTGTAAAAGAAATGGGGAAAGTCGTCTCAGATGAAGGAAGCTGGGAGAAAGGATTAGACGTGGTAGAAAACTACTTAACAGACATCGGTGTCGATGCCGACACAATGCGCCTTCGCGATGGATCCGGGATGTCTCATGTAAATATGGTCCCTGCCAATGAAATCTCTGAACTTCTCTATAAAGTAAGAAGCGAAGAGTGGTTTGATGAGTACTTACGCTCACTTCCTGTCGCAGGCAACAGTGAACGCTTTGTCGGCGGAACCCTTCGTTACCGAATGGGAGATACAGTAGCAGATGAAAATGTCCAAGCCAAAACCGGCTCCTTAACAGGCGTTACGTCGCTATCAGGATACGTAACTGCCCAAAATGGAGAAAGACTCATCTTTTCGATCCTCCTGAACAATTACTTAGGCTCTGTCCAAGAGATCGAAGATGAAATTGCCATCACCTTAGCCGAATATGAGGGATAA
- a CDS encoding oxidoreductase, giving the protein MNQHHWSVDKIPSLQGKTIIVTGANSGLGQEAARVYATKGANVVLACRSTEKGEKTAAHILSMFPDANVEVMQLDLGSLESIHAFSEQFKSKYDQLDILMNNAGVMTTPYGKTEDGFEQQLGINHLGHFALTSLLFDHLKQSEHARIVNISSNAHKQGKLDFNNLMYEGGKGYSPMKAYSRSKLANLLFTYELQRRLEEAGLQIEVLAAHPGGANTNLARHVENKFAFKMLRGVLERITQSAYDGALPGIRAATDPHAKGGEYYGPSGKMEMTGDPVLVQPKTRALDVVDADLLWQESERLTGVSFPVS; this is encoded by the coding sequence ATGAATCAACATCACTGGTCTGTCGACAAGATCCCATCGTTACAAGGAAAAACCATTATCGTAACGGGCGCGAATAGTGGCCTTGGGCAAGAAGCTGCCCGCGTATACGCTACTAAAGGAGCAAACGTTGTCCTTGCCTGCCGCTCTACTGAAAAAGGCGAAAAGACAGCTGCCCACATTCTTTCCATGTTTCCTGACGCTAACGTGGAGGTCATGCAACTCGATTTAGGAAGCTTGGAATCGATTCACGCCTTCAGTGAACAATTCAAATCAAAGTACGATCAATTGGACATCTTAATGAACAACGCAGGGGTTATGACAACGCCATATGGCAAAACAGAAGATGGATTTGAACAGCAGCTTGGTATTAACCACCTGGGTCATTTCGCCCTAACATCTCTTCTGTTTGATCACCTTAAACAATCAGAGCACGCTCGCATTGTGAACATTAGCAGCAATGCTCATAAGCAAGGAAAACTTGACTTTAATAACCTTATGTATGAAGGCGGGAAAGGCTACTCCCCTATGAAAGCCTACTCACGTTCTAAGCTTGCGAACTTATTATTCACTTATGAATTACAGCGACGTTTGGAAGAGGCAGGCTTACAGATCGAAGTTCTTGCCGCTCATCCAGGTGGTGCGAATACTAACTTAGCCAGACATGTTGAGAACAAATTCGCATTCAAAATGCTTCGCGGGGTCCTTGAGCGAATTACCCAAAGCGCATACGACGGGGCTCTTCCAGGCATTCGTGCTGCGACAGATCCGCATGCAAAAGGCGGAGAGTATTACGGTCCATCAGGGAAGATGGAGATGACGGGGGATCCCGTTCTTGTTCAGCCGAAAACACGCGCTCTAGATGTGGTCGATGCGGATCTCTTATGGCAAGAATCCGAACGCCTAACAGGGGTTTCCTTCCCTGTATCATAA
- a CDS encoding methyl-accepting chemotaxis protein: protein MTTEIETNIHDHHVVQAIEDHLATIRFDLNRQVQFVNDNFAKSLGYTTEEMYGMHHSKLCFPEFSQDVSYERFWKDLERGKSFQDKIKRKDRNGDEVYLEATYMPVRNERSQVVGVFKVATNITSRQKAINSLARKLEAMSEDLTSKSQFGIERSEDFLKTIEQISEVSTSNIHTLNNLQKDAKSIQGIVKTIKDIAAQTNLLALNAGIEAARAGEHGRGFDIVAKEVRKLSEKVDGSIKEIKDSIESISSEIDTITTGTEQAQASVKDSQQQIQEALRDFSNILEAAHTLENQAKDFTNIL, encoded by the coding sequence ATGACGACAGAAATTGAAACCAATATTCATGATCACCATGTTGTTCAAGCCATTGAGGACCACCTGGCTACGATTCGATTTGACTTAAATCGCCAGGTTCAATTTGTGAATGACAATTTTGCCAAGAGCCTCGGTTACACCACAGAAGAAATGTACGGCATGCATCATAGCAAGCTTTGTTTTCCTGAGTTCAGTCAGGACGTGAGTTACGAACGATTCTGGAAGGACCTAGAGAGAGGCAAGTCTTTTCAGGACAAGATTAAGCGAAAAGACAGAAATGGGGATGAGGTTTACTTAGAAGCAACCTATATGCCCGTCCGAAATGAACGGAGTCAAGTCGTTGGCGTGTTTAAAGTAGCCACCAACATCACATCCCGTCAGAAAGCGATCAATTCGTTGGCTAGGAAACTAGAAGCGATGTCAGAAGATCTGACCTCAAAATCGCAATTTGGCATTGAACGAAGCGAGGACTTCCTTAAAACGATCGAACAAATCTCAGAAGTCTCGACTTCAAATATCCATACACTGAACAATCTGCAAAAAGATGCTAAAAGCATTCAAGGAATCGTCAAGACGATTAAAGATATAGCGGCTCAAACGAACCTGCTTGCCTTAAATGCCGGCATTGAAGCAGCTCGCGCCGGAGAACACGGCCGAGGTTTTGACATCGTAGCCAAAGAAGTGAGGAAGCTTTCTGAGAAGGTCGACGGCTCGATTAAGGAGATAAAAGATAGTATCGAATCAATATCAAGTGAAATCGATACTATTACAACAGGCACAGAACAAGCCCAAGCGAGTGTAAAAGACAGCCAACAGCAAATCCAAGAAGCTCTTCGAGACTTCTCGAACATCCTAGAAGCTGCTCACACCCTTGAAAACCAGGCCAAAGACTTTACTAACATCCTTTAG
- a CDS encoding AAA family ATPase, whose protein sequence is MFFVQMSGIPGSGKSTLSREIAQRTGAVVVDCDVVKSSLMLSLQGTGMNGKEIGKVSYSMNWALIDFHLSQGKSVIFDSPCLYQEMIEKGTKLAETHRAAYKYVECYLEDLDEINRRLKSRERKVSQVGKVKSEEVFTPALHHSKKPSEIDWYCVDTSLPVDAYIEEVMSYIGNDHKAFSSSYSE, encoded by the coding sequence ATGTTTTTTGTACAAATGTCTGGGATTCCTGGGTCAGGTAAATCAACCCTTTCCCGGGAAATAGCACAGAGAACTGGAGCGGTGGTTGTCGATTGTGACGTTGTGAAATCTTCTCTCATGCTTAGTTTACAAGGAACGGGTATGAATGGAAAAGAAATCGGAAAGGTGTCCTATTCAATGAATTGGGCGCTTATTGATTTTCATTTAAGTCAGGGGAAAAGCGTGATTTTTGACAGTCCGTGTCTCTATCAGGAAATGATCGAGAAAGGAACGAAGCTCGCAGAGACGCATAGGGCAGCTTATAAATATGTGGAGTGCTACCTCGAAGATTTGGATGAGATAAACAGAAGACTTAAAAGTCGTGAGCGTAAGGTAAGCCAGGTCGGAAAAGTAAAGTCAGAAGAAGTGTTTACCCCTGCCTTGCATCATAGCAAGAAACCATCTGAAATAGACTGGTATTGTGTCGATACATCTCTTCCGGTTGATGCATATATAGAAGAAGTTATGAGCTACATCGGAAATGATCACAAAGCATTTTCTTCGTCGTATTCAGAATAG